CTCTCCGCGTCGAAGAAGGTCAGGCGGCTGTCCGCCGCCACCGCCAGGAGGCCGTGGCCGTACGACCGGCCGTCTTCCACGTGGCACAGGCTCCCCGGGCGCGCCGGAGGGTGGACCACGCGGCGCCCCGCGCGCCCCCGCTTGCCGCTTCCGGTTCCGGTTCCGGAGGGGGCGGACTGTCCCGGGACGGTGAGCCGGATCCCCTCCTTGCCGGCGGTGGCCACGGCCCAGGGGCGGTCGCGTCCCGCGACCCCGGCGATCGCGTCCACCTCCGATACGGGGAACTCGGCCAGCAGGTTCCGGGACGTTCCCGCGAAGTCGAGCACGCTCAGGGTCCGTCCGCGGACGACGGCGAGCACGGGGTGTCCCTGCGGACCTGTCACCGAGGTCAGCCGCCTGGCCGCCCAGGGGATCCGGTCCACCTGTTCGCCGGTCTCGGGGTCCCATACGTGCAGGCCGTGCTTGATGCCGTGGGAGGTCACCAGCAGGTCGTAGCCGCGCGGCCCGCGTACGGCGGCCATCACATGGCCCTTGAAGGAGCCGCTGCCCAGGTGCAGGTAATCGGTCTCGTCGGGGCTGTCGACGGGGTCCCACAGGTGGATGCCGGCCCGCTGTCCGCCGTAGGCGAGCCGCGTCCTGCCGTACCGGCCGCGCAGCACGACGGAGTTGTCGGGGTGGTGGGGCCGTACGGGGAAGGGGATCGGCTCGAGCCCGCGGTACTCGCCCGGCCGCCACAGCCACAGGTGGTCCTCGCGGAGGAACGCGACGAGCCAGCGGTCGGCCCCCTGGCGCAGCACCCTGACCGCGCCGTCGCCGCGCAGGCCGTCCTCGTGAGCCACGGGGCGGCCCGACAGGGGATCCCAGATCCGCGCGCCGGCGTGGTCGACGGAGGCGAGGAAGACGCGGCCGCTGTTCCCGGTGATGGGGGCGAGACCCGTCGTCCGTACTCCGCCGACGGTGGAGACGGACCTCCCCGTCGCGCCGTCCCAGACCCGGACCCCGCCGTAGGTCGCCGACGCCACCAGCGCGCGCCCGTCGGGCAGGCCGAACCCGTGCAGGGACGTCACCCTGCCGGGTGCCTGCGCGAGCACGTTCGCCGCCGGAACCCAGTCCGTCCAGGCCGGTGCGAGCAGCGGGGGCTCGGGTGCCCGGTCCGCGTCGCGGCCCAGGGGAAGCGTGCCGTCCTCGCGGAGTTCCCCGCCCAGGCTCTCCCGCAGGAAGACGATGCTGTCCAGCCGTGAGGCGGCGCCGGTGGTTTCGTTCACGTACGGCTCGACGAGCGCGGCGGCGGTCACGTTGCGCCGGGCCGCGTCGCCGACGGGCAGCGGGAGCCGTAGCCGGCTGCGCAGTCCTCCGGAGGTCTCCCGGGCCAGCAGCTCCACGGACAGGTGCCGGTCGTCCAGCACGCCGGCGGCGTCGGCGTGGGAGGCCAGGTGGCGCAGGACGTAGGGGTGCGGGGCGTGCGGCCGGTCGCGTTCGGCGAGCTCGCCCAGGGCTTCGGCGATGGCCCGGTGCATCCGGCGTGGCGTGGGCAGTCGCCGTGTGGCCCCGGCGGTCCCGGCGGCCCCGGCGGTCCCGGCGTCGAGCAGCCGGTCCGGCGCCGTGAGCAGGGTCTCCGCCACCCGCTGGTGGACCGGACGGTAGACGGTGTGGCCGTCCTCCTGGCCCTCCGTGAGGTATCCGATGAGGCGGCTCGCGCGAAACGCCCGTACGGCCGTGTCCAGGTCCTGCCCGGTCTCTTCGCCGCGGCCGTCCTCCGCGAGCATGGCCCGTACGACGGCCGGCCACACCTCCGCCCACGGCAGACCGGCGCCCGGGGCGAAGGCGGTGGCCCGCAGCACCGTCAGCAACAGGCGCACCGGCATGCCGGTGTCCCGCGCGACGTGCTCGAGGTCCTCGCGCAGCAGCCCCGTCGTCCCGTCCTCGAGCCGCTCCAGCCACGCGTCCTCGTCGAGGTCCTGCACGGCCGGGGCGGCGCGCAGCTGCGCCGCGGCCAGGCGGGCGTCGAGGAAGGAGGGCCACACCCCGCTCGCCACGATGCGTGCGGTGGCCAGCGCGGTGTTGGGCCGGTCCCCGTAGGGGCTCGGGCCGCTCATGAGGAGCGAGGTCACGTAGGCGGTGATGTCCTCGAGCGCCTCCGGCTCATTCGTGCGGAGCATCTCGTACGGGATCTCCTGCCAGGTGTCCTCCTCCAGAACGCCCAGCAGGCCGGCCAGCAACTGGTCGGCGTCCTCGTCGGTGTCGTCGGCATGGCCGTTGAAGCCCAGGGAGCTCCGCACGCCGAGCAGCAGGCGCACGCCGCGGCTGCGGGCGAGGGGGAGGACGACGTCGGCGATGCAGGCGGCCGGGTCGACGGCCTCGTCCAGGCCGTCGAGCACGATGGTGACGCGTCCGAGTGCTGTGAGGTGCTCCAGCAGGGCGGGCAGCGGTGGCGTCGCGCCCTCGGGCAGCGGGAGGCCGCAGGCGGCCAGGAGGTCCTGGATCAGGGTCAGGGTCAGTGAGGTCTTGGCGCGGGCCAGCACCGCGATGTCCACGGCCCCCTCGTCCGGGCACAGGTCCGGCGGGAGGGCCTGCGCCATGGCTCCGAGTTCCGGATCCGCGCGGAAGACGGGGTCGCTGAGGGTCACGAGCCGGGCGAGGAGGGCCGACTTGCCCGAACCGGCGGAGCCCGTGACGATCAGCAGGCCGGCTCCGGAGCGGGTGAAGGAGACCAGCTCGCGCATCAGGGCGGCCCGGCCGCTGAAGTACCAGCCGGGATCCTGGTCGCTGGTCCGGCCCGAGGCGCGCGAGGTCCAGTACGCGAGGGTGCGGCGCGAGATCGAGACCTGGCGGCGTGGGGCCGAGACCAGCTGCCTGACCGGCCGGTAGCGGGGGTTGGGCAGGCAGGCGCTCGGTACGTCCCGTTGA
This is a stretch of genomic DNA from Streptomyces sp. NBC_00091. It encodes these proteins:
- a CDS encoding AAA family ATPase, yielding MRVQEDQQPVTADRRLVVVSVDDYRNNDADFTRAIEAQVSVVTGWLASPALAEEHRFTVSRTTGLYSVKDLKEFLIGQDLDETPEEDALVVYVTGHGKSSGARNHYLTFALTDEKALERTAFPTREIVSAALHSPAEHVLVLVDSCFAGALREDVASLVSDMTAERRATRTVAVVASADLHEQPEPGEFSEVISRVLDRLRDESLGIVGSHLSFEQWGKLLDQASEQVPHRKEPQWLWPHRQRDVPSACLPNPRYRPVRQLVSAPRRQVSISRRTLAYWTSRASGRTSDQDPGWYFSGRAALMRELVSFTRSGAGLLIVTGSAGSGKSALLARLVTLSDPVFRADPELGAMAQALPPDLCPDEGAVDIAVLARAKTSLTLTLIQDLLAACGLPLPEGATPPLPALLEHLTALGRVTIVLDGLDEAVDPAACIADVVLPLARSRGVRLLLGVRSSLGFNGHADDTDEDADQLLAGLLGVLEEDTWQEIPYEMLRTNEPEALEDITAYVTSLLMSGPSPYGDRPNTALATARIVASGVWPSFLDARLAAAQLRAAPAVQDLDEDAWLERLEDGTTGLLREDLEHVARDTGMPVRLLLTVLRATAFAPGAGLPWAEVWPAVVRAMLAEDGRGEETGQDLDTAVRAFRASRLIGYLTEGQEDGHTVYRPVHQRVAETLLTAPDRLLDAGTAGAAGTAGATRRLPTPRRMHRAIAEALGELAERDRPHAPHPYVLRHLASHADAAGVLDDRHLSVELLARETSGGLRSRLRLPLPVGDAARRNVTAAALVEPYVNETTGAASRLDSIVFLRESLGGELREDGTLPLGRDADRAPEPPLLAPAWTDWVPAANVLAQAPGRVTSLHGFGLPDGRALVASATYGGVRVWDGATGRSVSTVGGVRTTGLAPITGNSGRVFLASVDHAGARIWDPLSGRPVAHEDGLRGDGAVRVLRQGADRWLVAFLREDHLWLWRPGEYRGLEPIPFPVRPHHPDNSVVLRGRYGRTRLAYGGQRAGIHLWDPVDSPDETDYLHLGSGSFKGHVMAAVRGPRGYDLLVTSHGIKHGLHVWDPETGEQVDRIPWAARRLTSVTGPQGHPVLAVVRGRTLSVLDFAGTSRNLLAEFPVSEVDAIAGVAGRDRPWAVATAGKEGIRLTVPGQSAPSGTGTGSGKRGRAGRRVVHPPARPGSLCHVEDGRSYGHGLLAVAADSRLTFFDAESGGLCGSQPFPGVRGVRQVPSREGQILAVASPESITLWDLEQQRVEREIPTGEFRAWCTTVLADGVEPGVITATRGGVLLHDSAGSHTLPLPAQHSRADITCLTALPDGRLAATARGTLLLWDLRTRDLVGEEEVDDPSWIRALCVLPARGHRFSLAAPSYDAIWLWEDIRRGRGFGPPRRITIQADSVTALAPLRLESDTVMLASAGGTGLRLWDLPSGEPVHTLLTAAPVTNLVTGAGNLLHLGGPSGLAALTLPGAGLTGDR